The sequence CTATCGACTCCCTTCGGCAGAGGCGCATGTTCGCTTTTTTCTAAACCCGTTCCAGGTTCTTCATCATGTTGAAGACCAAAGAAAAGATCCACATCTTCCTGCTCGAATGCCTGCCTGGTCTCGAGTTTCTCTGAATAATCCGCGAAGCGTTGCAGGGTCTGATTCAAGCGTGAAAAAGAGATAGGCTTAAGAATATAATCGAATACACCTGAGGCCACAGATTTTTGGATAACCTCCACATCTTTGGCGGCCGTTAACATCACTACTGTCGGCGCATTCTCCTGTATCTCCTGACGAATATATTTAATCACATCCAAGCCGCTACTCGAATCTAGGCTGATGTCCAAGAATACGAGATCCGGTGCGAAGCAATCTATGACATCTATCGCCTCTGTCACGTTCGAGGCAACACCTATGACCTCATACTCTTCTCGTTTGTCGATGGTTTTAGCTAAGATAGCGGCAATCCTGGCATCATCCTCAACTATCAGTACGTTTTTCATCTTCATCAGAATACCTTGCTCTTGTTCTATTCATTATTGGTTCTGCTTGCTTATGATCTTTTTGCCAGCTGCTTGGGGATATACACAGTCATGATGGTACCGCCAGCCCTAGCATTAGATATCGATATCGACCCGCCTAACTGAGCGAGGGCATTTTTTACTAGGTACATACCGATCCCATGCCCCATCTCTGCCTTAGTGGTTTCACCTAGTGCAAAAATATTCTCTTTCAAGTCGCTACCTATACCGCCGCCTGAGTCTACAACCTCAAATATCAGGTCATTACCTATATCTGTCATATGCAAATTAACCATATGAATTTTATCTCTGTTTTTAAGACTGGCATCGAAGGCATTATCTATAATATTTCCCAGAATAGTGACCAGTTTTTCTCGCGGTATATTCACAGGAATATCATTGAGACTACTATCGGGCTCTATGATAAACTCGATATTACGCTCTCGGGCTTGATTGTATTTACCCAGAAAGAATCCCGCCATCACAGGATCTTTTATGGTCGCAATCAAGAACTCTATCATCTCCTGATATCCCGAGCTTTCACTGGTGATCAACTCCAGCGCCTCATCGACGGAGCCAATCTGGATAAGGCCTCCTATGGTGTTAAGCTTGTTTGAGTACTCATGGGTCTGCACCTGTAACATGGTAGAGAATTGCTGCACCTGAGACAGTTTTCTACTCAGTACCACTATGTCATCCTTAAGCCTGAAACTGAGCACAGCTCCCTTGTTCTCGCCGTTAATCAACAATGGGGTCTTAGTTAAGATCATCAACTGATCGTTAATATCCACTTCAATATCCCGCCAGGATAATCCGGCATTGTCGGCGCTAAGTATAGGAGAGAGTGATAGCAGGCCATCGATAGCCTTACCTACAACCTTGTCTCTGTCCGCTTTGCCGATAAGCTTCAAAGCAACCGGGTTGACACTGGTTATGATCCCCGCTTCGTTAATCACTATGATGGCTTCAAGAATGGAGGCCAGCACGGCCTTACGCTCAGTATAGGTTCGGGCGATCTCTTCGGGTTCCAGCCCGAAAATGTCATCACGATAACGTTTAGAGATATAGATGGTTATCCCCACTCCCGCCAAGAGTATTAAGCCAAAAAAGAAGTGAAAATTACGCTTAAACTTACCGACGACTTTATCGATATCTTCTTCGAGAAAGCCCACCGATACCAGACCAATAATCTCACCATCGGGAGAAAAAACAGGACTCTTACCGCGAACTGATATGCCTAAAGATCCCATTGCCTTTGAAATATAGGACTCACCGGAAATTAAGGCCTGACTGTTATCTCCACCCACCATTTTCTTACCTAGCTTACTCGTATTTGGGTGGGAATAACGCACCCCGTCAACATCACCGACGACAATGAACCTGGCTTCAGTGTTATGGCGAATAATCTCCGCGAAGGCTTGTACCGAGGCGCTGTCTTTATTGATAAGCCCTTGAATAATTATGGGATGATGAACTAATGATTTGGACAGGGCTAAAGCACGTTTTCCAATCTGCTCTTCTAGATTGGTTTGTAGACTATAAGTTGCAACGACCCCTAAACCGAATGTTTGTATTATGATCAGACTCAAGGAGAAGAAGGCCAGACGATTGTGTAAACCTAAATTTTTAAACGTTGAGACGATAGAGATCATAATTTTATCCTGATCGAAAACTCCTTTCTCGAATTGGTGTTGTGGATACAAAATACGATAATAAGTTTTCTGTTAACGGTTTGTCAAAAAAGTAACGTAAGAATAAAGGAGTGTAAGCCGCACCCTACTGCACTTCTTACGTTACAAAACTTGATTGGAACTCTTTAGTTAATTCACTTCTGCAGGCTTGTTTCTCCCCCTGCGTACAAACTCAGATAGCTTAGGCAGCAACAAGATCAAGGCCGCAACGATAAGAATCGTCAATGTGATGGGCCTGTCCCAAAGGAATGAGATAGAACCGTCGTAAAGCGTCAAAGAACGACGCAGGTTCTGCTCTAACATGCCACCTAAAATGAAACCCAGAATCAAGGGGGACATGCCAAAGTTGAGTAACCTGAGGCCGATAGCAATCACAGAAAACCCCGCCATCATAAAGATATCGAAGGCGTTGAACGACACCAGATACACACCTATTAAAGAGAAGAATAAGATCAACACAGTAAGCAGTTGCTTAGGCAAGGTTAGTGCCTTGGCTATGTAAGGGATCAGCGGCAGGTTGATAAATAGCAGCACAATATTGCCCAGATACATAGACACGATAACCGACCAAAACACTTCAGGATTATCGAGAAACAACCTAGGGCCAGGCTGGATGCCATAGGCCATCAAGGCACCCAACATAACAGCAGTCGTCCCCGAACCTGGAATACCTAAGGTTAACAGTGGCACGAAGGAGCCACTGCAGGCAGCATTATTGGCCGTCTCGGGAGCCGCCAATCCACGTAGACTTCCCTTGCCGAACTTTAACTTCTCTTTAGCCGATGCCAAATTACGCTCCAGTCCATAGGCCAGAAATGATGCAATGGTCGCCCCAGCTCCCGGTAGCACACCGACGAAGAACCCCAGTACGGATGAGCGCGCCACAGTAGGGGCTACCTCTTTAATCTCTGCCTTGGTAATTTTCAAGCTACCGACCTTAGTCGAAGCAGCTTGCTCTGCCGACGCTAGCTCACCTTCCTTAGCCTTACTCTTGGCTATGATAGACATCAAAGCTTCCGAGAGGGCAAACATCGACATCGCAATCAAGAGAAAGCTGATCCCGTCCAGTAAATCTATCTGGCCGAAAGTAAAACGCTCGACACCGGAAGCCTGATCCGTGCCTACAGTCGCCAACATCAAACCCAAAAGAGTCATCATGATGGATTTGAGGAACTGGCCCTTATTGGAGAATGCCGCTATCGCAGTGAGTCCCAACACCAATAAAGCAAAATAGTCCGGCGACTGAAAACTCAGTGATACCTTAGATAACATGGGCGCCGCCACCAGCAGGAAAACCGCGGCGATAGTTCCACCACAAAAAGAAGAATAAGCCGCTAACGCCAGTGCCTTACCCGCTTGACCTTGCCTGGCTAAAGGATAGCCATCGAACGAGGTCGCAACCGTTCCGGCCACTCCCGGGGCATTGATCAGAATTGATGAAGTAGAGCCGCCAAATATAGCGCCATAATAGACACCAGCCATCAAGATCATCCCAGATGATGGGTCAATTCCATAGGTTATAGGGATCATCAACGCGATGGCAGTGATCGGTCCAAGGCCTGGAAGCATGCCGATAAATGTACCAACGAAGCAACCAAAGATAACAAATAGGATGTTCTGCATCGAAAACGCAGTCTCAAATCCCAATAATATTCCATCATGCATAGTCTTAGCTCCAGATATCGCCGGTTGAAAGATAGATACCGAGTAACTGAGTCATGATTGCCCAAAAGACAATCACCACGGGCACCGAGGCGAGAAACAGTATTTTGGGACGACGCTCACCTAAGATGAGATAACCTATGTTCAAGAAGACGATAGTAGACAGGATGAAGCCCAGGGCTTCGATGGTTGCGCCGTAAAAAAACATTAAACCAATAAGTGCACCACACTGGCTCCAGCCCTTACGGTCAAAATAGGGCTTATCTTTATTTTCCGTCTTTAAAGATACCGACCTTCTTTCTTCAATTATTGCTAGGAATAACGCCAGAGCCGACACCAACATGGCACTGACAGCATAGATTTTTGGCATCGTCTGGGAGGTAAAGACATCGTATTCTTCACCTGGATATAGGGGTATTTGAGTAGCGTAGTAGCCATAACAGACGCTAAATATGAAAAAAAACAGCGCACCAAGCTTGTCTTTACTGATATTCATAATATTCACCATTTATAGTATTTTTTAGTTAGGTGTTTCCCTGCCCGTATCCATACAAATAAGATGCAGGCAGAGAGTCATGCTTTGTGTATTTTGGTTAAACGATTACCTTAAGAAACCTAGCTCCTTCATCAGGCCACCAATCACTTGCTCCTGGTGCTCCAGAAACTGGTAGAACTCGCTATCCGGGTTATAAAGATTCACCCAACCATTACGATCCTTGATCTCATTCCACTCAGGAGTTCCCTGAACGCCACCAAGAAGCTTGGCATAGGCTGCCACTTTCTTATCTGACAT is a genomic window of Shewanella psychrophila containing:
- a CDS encoding response regulator, which codes for MKMKNVLIVEDDARIAAILAKTIDKREEYEVIGVASNVTEAIDVIDCFAPDLVFLDISLDSSSGLDVIKYIRQEIQENAPTVVMLTAAKDVEVIQKSVASGVFDYILKPISFSRLNQTLQRFADYSEKLETRQAFEQEDVDLFFGLQHDEEPGTGLEKSEHAPLPKGVDSLTLEKIISAFKREPATAYTAEVMADRIGISRTTARRYLEYLLSVERVKADIEYGTVGRPERRYIFI
- a CDS encoding ATP-binding protein, translating into MISIVSTFKNLGLHNRLAFFSLSLIIIQTFGLGVVATYSLQTNLEEQIGKRALALSKSLVHHPIIIQGLINKDSASVQAFAEIIRHNTEARFIVVGDVDGVRYSHPNTSKLGKKMVGGDNSQALISGESYISKAMGSLGISVRGKSPVFSPDGEIIGLVSVGFLEEDIDKVVGKFKRNFHFFFGLILLAGVGITIYISKRYRDDIFGLEPEEIARTYTERKAVLASILEAIIVINEAGIITSVNPVALKLIGKADRDKVVGKAIDGLLSLSPILSADNAGLSWRDIEVDINDQLMILTKTPLLINGENKGAVLSFRLKDDIVVLSRKLSQVQQFSTMLQVQTHEYSNKLNTIGGLIQIGSVDEALELITSESSGYQEMIEFLIATIKDPVMAGFFLGKYNQARERNIEFIIEPDSSLNDIPVNIPREKLVTILGNIIDNAFDASLKNRDKIHMVNLHMTDIGNDLIFEVVDSGGGIGSDLKENIFALGETTKAEMGHGIGMYLVKNALAQLGGSISISNARAGGTIMTVYIPKQLAKRS
- a CDS encoding tripartite tricarboxylate transporter permease, producing the protein MHDGILLGFETAFSMQNILFVIFGCFVGTFIGMLPGLGPITAIALMIPITYGIDPSSGMILMAGVYYGAIFGGSTSSILINAPGVAGTVATSFDGYPLARQGQAGKALALAAYSSFCGGTIAAVFLLVAAPMLSKVSLSFQSPDYFALLVLGLTAIAAFSNKGQFLKSIMMTLLGLMLATVGTDQASGVERFTFGQIDLLDGISFLLIAMSMFALSEALMSIIAKSKAKEGELASAEQAASTKVGSLKITKAEIKEVAPTVARSSVLGFFVGVLPGAGATIASFLAYGLERNLASAKEKLKFGKGSLRGLAAPETANNAACSGSFVPLLTLGIPGSGTTAVMLGALMAYGIQPGPRLFLDNPEVFWSVIVSMYLGNIVLLFINLPLIPYIAKALTLPKQLLTVLILFFSLIGVYLVSFNAFDIFMMAGFSVIAIGLRLLNFGMSPLILGFILGGMLEQNLRRSLTLYDGSISFLWDRPITLTILIVAALILLLPKLSEFVRRGRNKPAEVN
- a CDS encoding tripartite tricarboxylate transporter TctB family protein, producing MNISKDKLGALFFFIFSVCYGYYATQIPLYPGEEYDVFTSQTMPKIYAVSAMLVSALALFLAIIEERRSVSLKTENKDKPYFDRKGWSQCGALIGLMFFYGATIEALGFILSTIVFLNIGYLILGERRPKILFLASVPVVIVFWAIMTQLLGIYLSTGDIWS